The nucleotide window AACCGCTGGGACACCCCCTTCTGCCGCATCAGCATTGAAGATAACGGTATCGGTTTTGATCCCGCCTTCGCCGAACGTATTTTCCTCATCTTTCAGCGCCTGCATGGCATCAGCGAATATTCCGGCACCGGGATCGGCCTGGCCATCTGCAAAAAAATTGTTGACAGCCACAACGGTTTCATCTTCGCCGAAGGCATGCCCAACAAAGGAGCCTCCTTCATCATTGTGCTACCCCTTGCACAAAACAACAAAAATGAGAACTGATCCAGCCACCGATAAAGATTAGCACTTTTCTTGCTGTGTAAACCACCTGACAGCTATTGCCCGAATTTCAACTTACCCAGATGAGCGAGCGTCCGATACAAATACTCATGATTGATGATGATGAAGATGATTTTTTCCTGGTGACGGAATTACTGCGCGATATATCACCCGGACAATACACGCTGGAATGGGCCCCTACCTATCAGAAAGGAGTGGAAGCCATTGAACGCAGGACCCACGATATCTTCCTGGTAGATTACCGGCTCGGCCCACACACCGGTTTGGACATCCTGCATCTTTTCCAGGAAATGCAATACCGCATGCCCGTGATCATGCTCACCGGCAAAGGCGATTATGCAATAGACCAGGAAGCCATGAGGGCCGGAGCATACGACTATCTCGTAAAAGGAGAAATCACCGCCGACCTGCTGGAGCGCTCCATCCGCTACGCACTCGATGAATACAAACATCTGCGTACCATCGAAGAGAGTGAAAAAAAATATTATGGCATCTTCGAAAAAGCACATGATCTCATCGTTCTGGCAGACTGTGATAAAAACATCATCGATGCCAACCCTGCAGCGCTGAAAACCATGCAGTACACCAAAGCGGAAATACTGAAACTGCATCTGCGGGACCTTTTCATTTCCCGCGAACAAAGCGAACAATTCATCGAAAACATCTGCAACGACGGCATAGCCGGCACACAGGAATATGAGTTTAAAACACGGAACAGCAAAAAAATGGTGGTGCTTATCAATGCCGTGATGCTGGACGAAGCAGAACAGATCTTCCTTTGTGTAATACAGGATATCACAGAGAAAAAAAGAGAAGAACAGGAAAAACAACACCAGGAAAAATTTGTTATCACCGGTCGTATTGCCCGGGTAATTGCACATGAGGTCCGTAATCCGCTGACCAACATCCTCCTAGCAGTGAGCCAGTTCAAAGAGGAAGATGAAGTGGCCGCCAGTAATGAGTCTTCGCTCTACACCGATATTATCGAACGTAACTGCACCCGCATCAACCAGTTGATCACTGAGCTGCTGGACAGTACCCGCATGATAGAACTGCACACCGCAGAACATGGCATCAATCAGCTGATAGATAATGCACTCAGGCTGGCCCAGGACCGGATGCAGCTGCATGAAATGCGGCTCAACAAACAGCTGGCCGCTCCGGATATCCGGGTGAATGCAGATGATGAAAAAGTAGTGATCGCATTTCTTAACATCATTATTAACGCCATTGAAGCAATGGCGCCTGGCAAAGGTATTCTCACCGTTACCACCCGGCGTAACCAGGACAAAGCCCAGGTGCAGATTTCAGACAATGGCATCGGCATCCCCGGAGATAAATTATCACGCCTGTTTGACCCCTTTTATACCAGCAAATCCAAAGGCACCGGCCTTGGCCTTACCAGCACTCAAAACATTCTTTTAAATCATAAAGGAACCATACATGTAGACAGCGAGCAGGGTAAGGGCACAACCTTCACCATCACACTACCGGCGGTGTAAATGGCATCAGGCCTGCCCCTTATCCCCCAAACGTAGTTTACGCTTCCGGAGATGCTCTTCATGTTTGCTCAGCGCCCCTTCAATAGCCTCTTCTATAGAGTGTGATTCATTCATGGAAATCCGTTTTTTAGTTTCCTCTGCCATCGCCAGGTAATATCTGTGCAGGATGTCCAGTTCCTCTTCAGATAAATCTTCTACGTCGATCAGCCGGTTGCTGGCCTGTTGATGGGCAGCAATGAGTTCATTCAATTTCAGCTGTATGGATTTGGAGTCTTTATTCTGGGATTTCTGAATGATAAATACCATCAGAAAAGTAATGATGGTGGTTCCGGTATTGATCACGAGCTGCCAGGTGTCTGAGTAATGAAACAAGGCACCTGTTAATCCCCAGAGGATAATTACACTGAGTGCTACAAAAAAGGCCCAGGCGCTGCCAGTAGCGGCAATTACCGTAGATGCCATCGTTTCAAAAAATCTCTTCCCGGATTTTCCCTTAGTAAGAGGCTTCATAGCATTTGGTTATTGGAGTTGAAAATTTTCTCACAAAACAACAAGGTGAGTATATCCTGAAGCAAAAAAGGGAGCAAAGCACTTTAAGTACCCTGCTCCCCTTTTCTCTATAAACCAATACTTTTAATAGTTGATATTCAGCAAACGTAGTTTATTGTAAAGCGTTTTGCGGTCAATATTGAGCAGCTGCGCTGCTTTTGTTTTATTGTATTTCACTTCCTTGAGTACATTGATAATTTTGTTGTACTCTGCCTGTAATGCCACCGTTTTCAGATCGTTGTCATTGGCCATAAGGGCCAGTTCTCCGCTTAGCGGCATTTCTTCAACCGGTTGCGCGAAAGCCTCTTTCATTTCCAGTGGTAGTGCAGACATAGAGATCTCCTGCATTTCCGGAGTGAGCA belongs to Chitinophaga sp. HK235 and includes:
- a CDS encoding hybrid sensor histidine kinase/response regulator, with the translated sequence MPEFQLTQMSERPIQILMIDDDEDDFFLVTELLRDISPGQYTLEWAPTYQKGVEAIERRTHDIFLVDYRLGPHTGLDILHLFQEMQYRMPVIMLTGKGDYAIDQEAMRAGAYDYLVKGEITADLLERSIRYALDEYKHLRTIEESEKKYYGIFEKAHDLIVLADCDKNIIDANPAALKTMQYTKAEILKLHLRDLFISREQSEQFIENICNDGIAGTQEYEFKTRNSKKMVVLINAVMLDEAEQIFLCVIQDITEKKREEQEKQHQEKFVITGRIARVIAHEVRNPLTNILLAVSQFKEEDEVAASNESSLYTDIIERNCTRINQLITELLDSTRMIELHTAEHGINQLIDNALRLAQDRMQLHEMRLNKQLAAPDIRVNADDEKVVIAFLNIIINAIEAMAPGKGILTVTTRRNQDKAQVQISDNGIGIPGDKLSRLFDPFYTSKSKGTGLGLTSTQNILLNHKGTIHVDSEQGKGTTFTITLPAV
- a CDS encoding low affinity iron permease family protein, whose translation is MKPLTKGKSGKRFFETMASTVIAATGSAWAFFVALSVIILWGLTGALFHYSDTWQLVINTGTTIITFLMVFIIQKSQNKDSKSIQLKLNELIAAHQQASNRLIDVEDLSEEELDILHRYYLAMAEETKKRISMNESHSIEEAIEGALSKHEEHLRKRKLRLGDKGQA